The proteins below are encoded in one region of Girardinichthys multiradiatus isolate DD_20200921_A chromosome 19, DD_fGirMul_XY1, whole genome shotgun sequence:
- the LOC124855618 gene encoding GSK3-beta interaction protein: MEIDCPPEESITSTFDEDSVERGDVKDMRLEADAVINDVLFAVVEMHVSQSLTSASDVAYINVETREGNRYCLELTEAGLRVVGYAFDQVNEELNTQYHETVYSLLDTLSPGYREAFGNALLQRLEKLKQNGQ; encoded by the exons ATGGAGATAGACTGTCCCCCAGAGGAGTCCATAACATCCACGTTCGATGAGGACTCAGTTGAACGGGGAGACGTCAAGGACATGAGGTTGGAGGCGGACGCAGTCATCAACGATGTTCTCTTCGCCGTAGTCGAAATGCACGTCTCGCAAAGCCTCACCAGCGCATCCGATGTGGCCTACATCAACGTGGAGACGAGAGAGGGGAACCGTTACTGTCTGGAGCTGACGGAGGCCGGACTCAGG GTGGTGGGCTACGCTTTTGATCAGGTGAATGAGGAGCTAAACACTCAGTATCACGAGACTGTGTACTCTCTTCTGGACACGCTCAGTCCGGGATACAGGGAAGCGTTTGGGAACGCTCTGCTGCAGCGGCTGGAAAAGTTGAAGCAAAACGGACAGTAA
- the LOC124855616 gene encoding NPC intracellular cholesterol transporter 2-like, which produces MDVRTGLIVVFCLTGLTWAQPVKYIDCGSTSGKVISVDINPCPSEPCQLHKGDSYSVNVTFISNVDSDKSTAVVHGIVGGVPLPFPIPVPDGCRSGIQCPIKKGQNYNYQALLPVKSEYPSIKCVVEWELRDDNNKDLFCIKFPVQIVN; this is translated from the exons ATGGATGTTCGCACTGGTTTGATCGTTGTGTTTTGCTTGACGGGACTTACCTGGGCGCAGCCGGTGAAATACATCGACTGCG GCTCCACTTCAGGCAAAGTGATCAGTGTAGACATCAACCCTTGTCCTTCTGAGCCATGCCAGCTTCACAAAGGAGACTCCTACAGCGTCAATGTCACATTCATTAGCA ATGTGGATAGTGACAAGAGCACAGCTGTGGTTCACGGTATTGTTGGAGGTGTCCCGCTCCCTTTCCCCATCCCTGTGCCAGATGGATGCAGGTCTGGCATCCAATGTCCCATCAAGAAGGGGCAAAACTATAACTATCAGGCCTTATTACCAGTCAAGTCCGAATATCCTTCT ATAAAATGTGTTGTGGAGTGGGAACTGAGAGATGACAACAACAAAGACCTGTTCTGCATCAAATTCCCGGTTCAGATTGTGAACTGA